The Nerophis ophidion isolate RoL-2023_Sa linkage group LG09, RoL_Noph_v1.0, whole genome shotgun sequence genome contains a region encoding:
- the LOC133558996 gene encoding uncharacterized protein LOC133558996 isoform X2, with the protein MSSVEKRRSGRSGRSRRKSGKHRKYSDGGFSDTSSGGSFLDETDREVRSLTDKAFRSLCIGDEAVYNDSDLGPSSPGSQKDRQLAFGQSGLEREDREDLKRTAHDSFSMMVQQYGQNWNPEGMYGAEKNINPTWEVYGDMTQGRLSATFQNSFMEMSQQERFLREDHLGHFSNGLSDLSLQNRRSRSRVSSLIRAFNSEDGAVMEGQLRDWNETSWNRPALMSMPTTYQQNFTNGQFQFSSQDVNLYTSGAAAVSHMDTASSFMASSHSQHSTMTQVDCNTNVFIHSEYSPFRVWREHNRLRFQQGEVSGLMHCSEFPKWNHTTMYKQTNGSSMFQERSIRNHRTMITPVVPNHPSISTRLQKASAIEKRCESDLAVHHPLIMRTHSLGTKRLTSQRPSTASPTTDVSSSAQDTVKALQEQIKMMTGTETAAEKQGVLCKDFTPLDYDDVTMEQNVPGRNNLLSPQLPVAQAEPPEPCQYAGHPEIVEHAPVRVDSSGATPNVRMSSYKSKATSLLFNLKDNRKRVKSTYSPSKYKSFETVEKSKDTPLQQPKDTVIDIPEDLPSDGYESSWNPHQYVKPSNSPKLLSGVTISHPTTGHISDYKTVKRQDEQVKNYTSNQLINGQNLTKEQPSSTSYTENTDLLKQPGREYLTSKDSNEADVRQSAQVSGYYPTDSINDNSVSKETLRSIRTPNTEKYTLPATVAPWKEDQHVQANIQEIHIKEEIRSPKQQNMNKNIDRQQLYASQVTIDTVCAAMLKDNQQPLKSIMQGSSKVHQVKDGQFTDVKAEQTRANLIQSEQMPVSLPKVERWNHVDTPKDNTAESAQPVKTDVTIKIRKETDRTIKESPKAEPSQFTNRKEKTIIVREQVEHIRETKAKQTNTQELKGTDVENQQLIIETTQSSQKDCMKPNQDEVKPVRIEQEGDKKMVQQVREETFITEMSAGKQIKTDIPKVMAKPDLASTKIDKQNVEDVQEKKAKAEQVQPKAEIHETKETNSEAKKAEQVKLDLINMDLAKVAIAKQQQMTERLTKPTILANPQHVKSEPSKVERVKAELAKAKAELAKIKENMKGQQIEKVTSTMITMEEGISTKELTIKQSKEQPQATQTNQPSDKIYITNKVDHEADYYETLREKYGFTNKVYFGRNKTASNNTNVISALPLDNVKKVDDSKSKNEHPPISGETKQQVKEDVKSKKKGPESHNDYSASTKEFKLLPTCREKRAPGGVDLDKGTDVKVDKLERYDALSHTQQTHSGGKHKSECGTLSNKGLKITSMKASSHEEKAQTKQEILTSKIKAHAEKEISAIMEVFKQIPASPNLHEKLRPPLHEMSRGNGSTEPSNGTSKHHMGTLGVQLVKELPSSRGTSGQNLDHLEKDVPIEPGKDIDPILEPPTVTNNAPNSLSIDGSLLKNQTQSSQPETQNKEQELTQEILQENLAEKLGKPKNVIPNPALNSDQLMEESSQSTSTQSIVHNNFVFGQTETFVAKDNLQILGKTVNGKKNAEQCNADSDKSCVEMCMTNEFVLDGNREIAGETHSIETQLKVSMNMHHDVTKNMLSPLQQSSNISAASQSKVQVEEALTGKDASPAITLSSINKVQTETQLLYYKQDMTTAEKAECTLQTFKEDSVINCIKHQEEIHTGEIKLQHTAPKVISSGINYVQDSDEVVAETQSVTPSLEEDVAPAIKLSKCSNIGDKSAPLSEEKSNYMANPLADKLNRHESPKPEETNLGEINQQEDVHIDSIEIKVVPGVPEIDNVAKHLNTTCSNVATTDQNQPDTSTNLDKSMSILIKDDEAKYPVTKGWEEQVEDKLKDNLSVQHVLSSVRKLADSLKNKDQQQSINKATDHGEVDLAQRNETTANVLPNEGNYFQVQCMPEKNPAFKHMSTNVGDMSTVSKAMEHSDQLSSQTKSESSTLTVQTRGVTVKSPSRQNDWPSELQNRENIKDRNGAKHHSEVRSSLSEKEKQSSRNPQPAREEPQVKSKPKDRVSTIPDISALADYARLKVIVSEDRENTHQEFPPHKKEGFFPLIKSRHSRRPVFTSDIQDHYVKENILPKKAELNAKVNKEPKPVVFPITEIEHQRTGMFKLEDRDRLEKNVLHVKDHKRALEKHLQDLKKMTQEAQVQKEVEGKEVFESSRQRNIHFTQTTPSSSFNKPRETNWSVKQLDDANLKEDSKSNVRRFEKNANTNKLDETISDKLQKVKLEAYPEKAKVKLQQVSRGREDKTTEDMSVIIGERGAFISEEQRCAQREAEEWEKLKETAQRMEEERRAKQTEGRRENTTENKSTIERKGNIAETQEYERESMVVGDQNRLSLEDRTAQEEEQMRALLKEEQRLAKKIEERRRAERRRIKNIQEQEMETQQKGERKGRDEPVLCADKQGAIEQQREEQLPRGEGATEKVSRNDETKAKKKEHSTAHGERVSKSEEQKRAALLIDALQYYTITSTDKKPKERRARSPVPLQKRNHPPVPSEDSGLQRTSHRPPVAASPAPSLPRSNASSPALGAKPLMFRVKDNTTKGSPFIKSVKPRFHKNFGEDSRGASPMEWRADRREDEQEIMRRNTGTPINADTSTGLNRLVSKNESSNNLTVSSSQEYSAPLPHHKPFSRRNIAPEEEDFRSVISNISEDVESFATSATDLADVRGFYDYERPVSACSLSSDMSRLGKPPTVPPKSDKALRKAQRLTTRRIRKEISQDTPAIPEEKPQQRTSSRASSASSELQ; encoded by the exons ATGTCATCGGTGGAGAAGCGTCGTTCGGGTCGTTCGGGTCGCTCGAGACGGAAAAGTGGCAAACATCGAAAGTACAGTGATGGAGGCTTTAGCGACACCTCGAGTGGCGGATCCTTCCTAGACGAGACCGACCGTGAAGTCAGGAGCCTCACTGACAAAGCCTTCAGGAGTCTCTGCATTGGGGATGAGGCCGTTTATAATGACTCGGACCTGGGTCCTTCATCACCGGGCAGCCAGAAGGACAGGCAACTGGCATTTGGTCAGAGTGGACTTGAAAGAGAGGACAGGGAGGATCTTAAAAGAACTGCACATGACAGCTTTAGTATGATGGTGCAGCAGTATGGACAGAACTGGAACCCTGAAGGAATGTATGGGGCAGAAAAGAACATAAATCCCACATGGGAAGTTTATGGAGACATGACACAGGGGAGGCTTTCTGCCACATTCCAAAACTCCTTTATGGAAATGTCCCAGCAAGAGAGATTTCTTAGAGAAGACCACCTGGGCCATTTCAGCAACGGACTGTCAGATCTGAGTTTGCAGAATCGCAGGAGTCGTTCCAGAGTTTCTTCTCTTATAAGAGCATTTAACTCTGAGGATGGAGCAGTTATGGAGGGTCAACTCAGAGATTGGAACGAGACAAGTTGGAATAGACCAGCTCTGATGAGCATGCCTACAACATATCAGCAAAACTTTACTAATGGTCAATTCCAATTCTCATCCCAGGATGTCAACCTTTACACCTCTGGAGCAGCTGCAGTGTCTCATATGGACACTGCTTCCTCCTTCATGGCATCTTCCCACAGTCAACACAGCACGATGACACAAGTAGACTGTAACACAAACGTCTTTATACATAGTGAGTACAGTCCTTTTAGAGTATGGAGAGAGCATAACAGGTTACGCTTTCAACAAGGGGAAGTCTCAGGGTTGATGCACTGTTCAGAGTTCCCAAAGTGGAATCATACAACCATGTATAAGCAAACAAATGGGTCCTCTATGTTTCAAGAGAGAAGTATAAGGAATCACAGGACTATGATTACCCCTGTAGTTCCAAACCATCCTTCAATATCCACAAGGTTGCAGAAAGCTTCCGCTATAGAGAAACGCTGTGAATCTGACTTGGCAGTACATCATCCACTCATAATGAGGACACACAGTCTGGGAACCAAAAGACTTACATCCCAGCGGCCATCAACTGCATCACCCACTACTGATGTGTCTTCCTCTGCTCAGGACACCGTTAAAGCTCTCCAGGAACAGATAAAAATGATGACTGGAACTGAGACGGCAGCTGAGAAACAAGGAGTGCTTTGCAAAGACTTCACACCACTTGACTATGATGATGTAACAATGGAGCAAAATGTTCCAGGCAGAAACAATCTGCTCTCACCACAGCTTCCTGTGGCCCAAGCAGAGCCACCAGAACCTTGTCAGTATGCAGGTCATCCCGAAATTGTGGAACATGCTCCAGTTCGTGTCGACAGCAGCGGGGCCACTCCTAATGTCAGAATGTCAAGCTATAAATCTAAAGCCACTAGCCTCCTCTTCAATCTCAAAGACAACAGGAAAAGAGTAAAAAGTACCTACAGTCCTAGTAAATATAAAAGCTTTGAGACAGTAGAAAAAAGCAAAGACACACCTTTACAGCAACCCAAAGACACTGTTATAGATATACCTGAAGATCTACCATCAGATGGTTATGAATCCAGCTGGAACCCACATCAGTATGTCAAACCATCCAACAGTCCTAAGCTCTTATCTGGAGTAACCATCAGTCATCCTACCACAGGCCACATTTCAGACTATAAGACTGTTAAAAGACAAGATGAGCAGGTTAAAAATTACACCAGTAATCAATTGATTAATGGCCAAAACCTTACTAAAGAACAGCCGTCATCTACTTCCTATACGGAAAACACAGACTTGCTTAAGCAACCTGGCAGAGAATATCTAACAAGCAAGGATTCAAATGAAGCAGATGTGAGGCAATCTGCACAGGTGTCTGGCTATTATCCAACAGACAGCATAAACGACAATAGTGTTTCAAAGGAAACGTTGAGATCTATACGTACACCAAACACAGAAAAATACACACTACCAGCAACTGTAGCTCCATGGAAAGAAGACCAACATGTTCAGGCTAATATACAAGAAATCCACATAAAGGAGGAGATCCGTTCACCAAAACAGCAGAACATGAATAAAAACATTGACAGGCAGCAGTTATACGCTTCACAGGTAACTATAGATACCGTATGTGCAGCAATGTTAAAAGACAACCAGCAACCATTAAAATCTATTATGCAGGGCAGTTCAAAGGTCCATCAAGTGAAAGATGGACAATTCACGGATGTCAAAGCTGAACAAACTAGAGCAAATCTAATTCAATCAGAGCAGATGCCAGTATCGCTGCCTAAAGTCGAACGATGGAATCATGTGGATACTCCCAAAGACAATACTGCAGAATCAGCACAACCAGTGAAGACAgatgtaacaataaaaataagGAAAGAAACAGACAGAACCATTAAGGAAAGCCCAAAAGCCGAACCAAGCCAATTTACAAatagaaaagaaaaaacaattaTTGTTAGAGAACAAGTGGAACACATAAGAGAAACCAAAGCAAAACAAACCAACACACAGGAGCTTAAAGGCACGGATGTGGAAAATCAACAGTTGATAATAGAGACAACACAAAGTTCCCAAAAAGATTGTATGAAACCAAATCAAGATGAAGTGAAACCCGTCAGAATTGAACAAGAAGGTGATAAGAAAATGGTACAGCAAGTAAGAGAGGAAACGTTTATTACAGAAATGTCTGCAGGGAAACAAATAAAGACAGACATACCTAAGGTGATGGCTAAACCTGACCTAGCCAGCACAAAGATAGATAAACAGAATGTTGAAGACGTACAAGAGAAAAAAGCTAAGGCAGAGCAAGTTCAACCTAAAGCagaaatacatgaaactaaagaaACTAATTCTGAGGCCAAAAAAGCAGAACAAGTCAAGCTGGATCTAATCAACATGGATCTAGCTAAAGTAGCAAtagcaaaacaacaacaaatgacaGAAAGGTTGACAAAGCCTACAATTCTGGCAAATCCACAACACGTCAAAAGTGAGCCTAGTAAAGTTGAGCGTGTAAAGGCGGAGTTAGCAAAAGCTAAAGCCGAGTTGGCAAAAATAAAGGAGAATATGAAGGGACAGCAAATAGAGAAAGTCACAAGCACAATGATCACAATGGAAGAAGGCATTTCAACAAAAGAGCTGACAATCAAGCAAAGCAAAGAGCAGCCTCAGGCAACACAAACAAATCAACCTTCtgataaaatatatattacaaataaagtggatcATGAGGCTGATTATTATGAGACTCTTAGAGAAAAATACGGATTTACTAACAAGGTCTATTTTGGCAGAAACAAAACGGCTTCAAACAATACCAATGTAATATCAGCCTTACCACTTGATAATGTTAAAAAAGTCGATGACAGCAAATCAAAAAATGAACATCCCCCAATTAGTGGCGAAACCAAACAGCAGGTCAAAGAGGATGTAAAATCCAAGAAGAAAGGGCCTGAGAGTCATAATGATTACAGTGCGTCTACCAAAGAATTCAAACTATTACCGACTTGTCGAGAGAAAAGAGCACCTGGTGGTGTTGATTTGGATAAAGGAacggatgtcaaagttgacaagTTGGAAAGATATGATGCCTTGTCTCATACTCAGCAAACACATTCTGGGGGAAAACATAAGTCAGAGTGTGGCACTCTGTCAAATAAAGGCCTAAAAATTACCTCCATGAAAGCATCAAGCCATGAAGAGAAAGCTCAGACAAAACAGGAGATTCTGAcatccaaaataaaagcacatgcTGAGAAAGAAATTTCAGCCATCATGGAAGTGTTTAAGCAAATCCCTGCTAGTCCAAATCTTCATGAAAAGCTGAGGCCTCCACTGCACGAGATGTCAAGAGGCAATGGAAGCACAGAACCCAGCAATGGTACTTCAAAACATCACATGGGAACATTAGGTGTGCAACTTGTCAAGGAACTTCCCAGCTCTAGAGGAACATCGGGTCAGAATCTTGATCACTTAGAGAAGGACGTTCCTATTGAACCTGGGAAGGACATTGACCCTATACTTGAACCACCAACAGTGACAAATAATGCTCCAAATTCTTTGAGCATAGATGGAAGCTTACTTAAGAATCAGACACAATCAAGTCAACCTGAAACACAAAATAAGGAGCAAGAATTAACGCAAGAAATACTGCAAGAAAACCTGGCAGAAAAGTTGGGAAAACCGAAAAATGTCATACCCAATCCTGCATTAAACTCTGATCAACTTATGGAGGAGTCATCACAATCCACAAGCACACAGAGCATAGTTCACAATAATTTTGTCTTCGGTCAGACTGAGACCTTTGTGGCTAAGGACAATTTGCAGATCCTGGGAAAAACTGTTAACGGAAAAAAGAATGCCGAACAATGTAATGCTGACTCAGACAAATCATGTGTAGAAATGTGCATGACGAATGAGTTTGTGTTGGATGGGAATAGAGAAATTGCAGGGGAAACTCATTCTATAGAGACGCAACTTAAAGTTAGTATGAATATGCATCATGATGTCACAAAGAATATGCTCTCTCCCCTGCAGCAATCCTCTAATATCAGTGCAGCATCTCAAAGCAAAGTACAAGTGGAAGAAGCCCTGACTGGAAAAGATGCTTCCCCTGCAATCACTTTAAGTTCTATAAATAAAGTGCAAACCGAAACCCAACTCCTTTACTATAAACAGGACATGACGACAGCAGAAAAGGCAGAATGCACTCTTCAAACATTCAAAGAAGATTCTGTAATTAACTGCATCAAACATCAAGAGGAAATTCATACAGGAGAAATAAAGTTACAGCATACAGCACCCAAAGTCATAAGCTCAGGTATCAACTACGTCCAGGATTCCGACGAGGTTGTTGCAGAAACTCAATCCGTAACACCGTCCCTGGAAGAGGATGTGGCACCTGCTATAAAGCTATCTAAATGCAGCAATATAGGGGATAAGAGTGCACCCCTATCGGAAGAAAAGAGCAATTACATGGCTAACCCTTTAGCTGATAAGTTAAACAGACATGAATCTCCAAAACCTGAGGAGACAAACCTTGGAGAAATTAATCAACAAGAAGATGTTCATATAGACAGCATTGAAATCAAAGTTGTCCCTGGAGTACCAGAGATTGACAATGTGGCAAAGCATCTCAACACAACATGTTCTAATGTGGCTACAACTGATCAAAATCAACCAGACACATCAACTAACCTGGACAAAAGCATGAGCATATTAATCAAAGATGATGAAGCTAAATACCCTGTCACAAAAGGCTGGGAGGAGCAGGTGGAAGATAAGTTGAAAGACAATCTCAGTGTACAACATGTTTTATCCAGTGTGAGAAAATTGGCGGACTCACTGAAGAACAAGGATCAACAACAAAGCATAAATAAAGCAACAGATCATGGGGAGGTAGACTTAGCACAAAGAAATGAGACTACCGCAAATGTATTGCCTAATGAAGGAAACTACTTCCAAGTTCAATGCATGCcagaaaaaaatcccgcttttaaACATATGAGTACAAATGTTGGAGATATGTCGACCGTTTCAAAGGCAATGGAACACTCTGACCAACTATCAAGTCAGACTAAATCAGAATCTTCAACATTAACTGTTCAGACAAGAGGAGTAACAGTTAAGAGCCCTTCAAGACAGAATGATTGGCCCTCAGAGTTGCAAAACAGAGAAAATATAAAAGATAGGAATGGGGCAAAACATCACTCTGAAGTTCGATCTAGTTTATCAGAAAAGGAAAAACAGAGCTCAAGAAACCCACAACCAGCCAGGGAGGAACCGCAAGTCAAGTCAAAGCCAAAAGACAGAGTGTCAACAATTCCTGATATATCAGCCTTGGCGGACTATGCCAGATTGAAAGTCATTGTTTCTGAAGATAGAGAAAACACACATCAGGAATTCCCTCCACACAAAAAAGAAGGATTCTTTCCACTGATAAAGTCTCGTCATAGCAGACGCCCCGTGTTCACTTCTGACATTCAAGACCACTACGTCAAGGAGAATATTTTGCCAAAAAAAGCAGAGCTTAATGCCAAAGTCAACAAGGAGCCCAAACCTGTTGTCTTTCCCATTactgagatagaacatcaacggACTGGGATGTTCAAACTGGAGGACAgagacagactagaaaaaaatgttttacacgtCAAAGATCACAAGAGAGCTTTGGAAAAACATCTACAAGATCTGAAGAAAATGACTCAAGAAGCTCAGGTTCAAAAGGAGGTGGAAGGCAAAGAGGTGTTTGAGTCTAGCAGACAAAGAAATATTCATTTTACACAAACTACCCCATCATCATCATTCAATAAGCCGAGAGAAACCAATTGGTCAGTAAAACAACTTGATGATGCAAATTTAAAAGAAGATAGCAAATCAAATGTAAGACGatttgaaaaaaatgcaaatacaaaCAAACTAGATGAAACTATATCAGACAAACTTCAAAAAGTAAAGCTGGAAGCTTATCCCGAAAAAGCAAAAGTCAAACTACAGCAGGTTTCTAGAGGAAGGGAAGACAAAACTACAGAGGACATGAGCGTGATCATAGGTGAGAGGGGAGCTTTTATATCAGAAGAGCAAAGATGTGCACAAAGAGAAGCAGAAGAATGGGAAAAACTAAAGGAAACAGCACAACGAATGGAGGAAGAAAGACGAGCAAAACAAACAGAAGGCAGGAGAGAAAATACGACAGAAAATAAAAGTACGATTGAAAGGAAAGGAAATATAGCTGAAACTCAAGAGTATGAGCGGGAAAGCATGGTGGTGGGGGATCAAAACAGACTCAGCCTGGAGGACAGAACTGCTCAAGAGGAAGAGCAGATGAGAGCTCTGCTCAAAGAAGAACAGCGTCTAGCCAAGAAGATTGAGGAGAGAAGACGCGCAGAGAGGAGGAGAATTAAAAATATTCAAGAGCAGGAGATGGAGACGCAGCAGAAGGGAGAAAGGAAGGGACGAGATGAACCGGTGCTATGTGCGGATAAACAGGGAGCTATTGAACAACAAAGAGAGGAGCAGCTACCCAGAGGTGAGGGTGCAACTGAAAAGGTGAGCAGAAATGATGAGACCAAAGCTAAAAAGAAAGAACATTCAACTGCTCACGGGGAGAGAGTGTCAAAGTCAGAGGAGCAGAAACGAGCAGCCCTATTAATTGATGCTCTTCAGTATTACACCATCACCTCAACAGATAAGAAACCTAAAGAAAGACGAGCACGCTCCCCAGTACCTCTTCAAAAAAGAAACCATCCACCTGTGCCAAGTGAAGACTCAGGACTTCAAAGAACTTCACATAGGCCTCCAGTTGCAGCCTCTCCTGCTCCATCTCTCCCACGCTCCAATGCTTCCTCCCCAGCCTTGGGAGCCAAACCCTTAATGTTCAGAGTGAAGGATAACACTACCAAAGGTTCTCCTTTCATCAAATCAGTCAAACCACGCTTCCATAAGAATTTTGGAGAAGATTCCAGAGGGGCTTCTCCCATGGAATGGAGAGCAGACAGAAGAGAAGACGAGCAAGAGATCATGAGACGTAACACAGGAACTCCAATCAATGCTGACACAAGCACAGGATTAAACAGACTTGTTTCTAAAAATGAATCCTCGAACAATCTGACCGTATCATCATCACAAGAATACTCCGCTCCTCTTCCACACCACAAACCCTTCTCAAGGAGAAACATCGCTCCAGAAGAAGAGGACTTTCGTTCCGTCATCAGTAACATATCTGAGGATGTGGAGAGTTTTGCCACCAGTGCGACTGACCTGGCGGACGTACGAGGGTTTTATGACTATGAGAGGCCAGTATCAGCCTGCAGTCTTAGCAGTGATATGTCCCGTTTGGGAAAACCTCCAACAGTTCCCCCCAAAAGTGACAAAGCCTTGCGCAAGGCACAACGGCTGACTACTCGTAGAATACGGAAAGAGATAAGCCAAGATACTCCTGCAATCCCTGAGGAGAAACCACAACAGAGAACCTCCAGTAGGGCTTCTTCTGCCTCCTCCGAG CTGCAGTGA